A single Triticum dicoccoides isolate Atlit2015 ecotype Zavitan chromosome 2A, WEW_v2.0, whole genome shotgun sequence DNA region contains:
- the LOC119354368 gene encoding protein C2-DOMAIN ABA-RELATED 8-like: MASEPVIGKLSVRIVRGHNLVIADSLTHTSDPYVVLCYGSQKVKTSVQKKNANPLWNDVLVLPVTNPTKPVKLEVFDEDKFTADDSMGVAEFNVTDIYDAARLDLKHASDGTRIKTIYPVGTNYLGSESHVSWKNGKVVQDLILKLKNVDSGSVVLQLEWVHVPGVTLTVVVKFMLEVEQIRDTVCAYTEV; the protein is encoded by the exons ATGGCGTCGGAGCCGGTGATCGGGAAGCTCAGCGTCCGCATTGTCCGAGGCCACAACCTCGTCATCGCCGACTCGCTCACCCACACCAGCGACCCCTACGTCGTCCTCTGCTACGGCTCCCAG AAGGTGAAGACTAGCGTTCAGAAGAAAAATGCCAATCCCTTATGGAATGATGTACTGGTGCTCCCTGTCACAAATCCTACAAAGCCAGTGAAACTT GAGGTTTTTGATGAAGACAAATTCACAGCGGATGACAGCATGGGAGTGGCTGAGTTCAATGTAACTGATATCTATGACGCTGCAAGGCTGGATCTAAAGCATGCCTCTGATGGAACCAGGATCAAGACGATCTACCCGGTTGGCACAAACTACCTTGGCAGTGAGAGCCACGTATCGTGGAAGAATGGCAAGGTCGTCCAAGACTTGATTCTGAAGCTGAAGAACGTTGACAGTGGCTCTGTCGTGCTACAGCTGGAATGGGTTCACGTCCCTGGTGTTACCCT TACTGTGGTTGTGAAGTTCATGCTTGAAGTTGAACAAATAAGAGACACCGTTTGTGCTTACACTGAGGTGTAA